In Pseudomonas glycinae, the DNA window ATGGACTCGATCTTTTCTTCAACAACGTCGCCAACCTTGGCGCCAGGGTGCGTTTCAGCAACCTTGCTCGGCCAGGTTTCGATGGCCGGATCATCGAGATCATTCTCTTCGACGACCGTCCAGCGACGGAATGTTTCGTAGGAACCGGTGTGGCGGTTGATTTCCACACGCAGATCAACTTCGTCTTCAAAACGCTTTTTGGTAGCAGTGGCCAGAGCCAGCTCCAGCGCTTCAAAAATCACGCTTGCCGGTACACCCTTTTCATTGGATACCGACTCAACAACCAGCAGTACTTCTTTGCTCATCGTACGCCTCGCCTTTCGCAAGCCATTGGATCCGCGGGATCCGCGTCTCAGTCATAACTGGGAATAATGTTGGCCTTGTCGATCATATCGATCGGCAACAGGAACTCATGGTTTTCCACCTGCACCACGACGTCCTGCTCTTCTACACCGCGCAGAAGGCCCTGAAAGTTGCGTCGTCCTTCAAAAGGCGAGCGCAGCTTGATCTTCACTTGTTCACCGACATATTTGGCAAACTGCTCAAGAGTGAACAGAGGGCGTTCCATGCCTGGCGAGGAAACTTCAAGGGTGTATTCAACGGAGATCGGATCTTCAACATCCAGCACACCGCTGATCTGACGGCTGACGATGGCACAATCGTCCACCAGTACGCCGCCTTCCTTATCGATATAAACGCGCAACATTGAGTGACGACCTTGAGCCGAAAACTCAATACCCCAGCATTCATAGCCTAGGGCCACGACCACCGGGGCCAGCAAGGCCTGCAACTCTTCTAGCTTGCTCGACACCTGAACCCCCTCGTGCATGTATGTGCATGCTATGCAAAATAAAAAAATGGGCGAAACGCCCATC includes these proteins:
- the rimP gene encoding ribosome maturation factor RimP — encoded protein: MSSKLEELQALLAPVVVALGYECWGIEFSAQGRHSMLRVYIDKEGGVLVDDCAIVSRQISGVLDVEDPISVEYTLEVSSPGMERPLFTLEQFAKYVGEQVKIKLRSPFEGRRNFQGLLRGVEEQDVVVQVENHEFLLPIDMIDKANIIPSYD